The Burkholderia pyrrocinia genome includes a window with the following:
- a CDS encoding aspartate aminotransferase family protein, giving the protein MTYSALIEADRQHLIHPVVNYRMHEARGVTVLDSADGVFLRDAQGHTLLDAFSGLWCVNVGYGRDSIVKAAADQMAKLPYATGYFHFGSQPAIELAERLAALAPASLNRVYFTLGGSDAVDSAVRFITHYFNATGRPTKKHMIALERGYHGSSSIGAGLTALPAFHRHFDLPRADQHHIPSPYPYRHPLGDDPQALIAASVAALEAKVAELGADNVAAFFCEPVQGSGGVIVPPAGWLKAMRDACRRLGILFVADEVITGFGRTGPLFACETERVEPDLMTVAKGLTAGYAPMGAVLMSDEIYDGIAGSRTDSAVVGHGHTYSAHPVSAAIGLEVLRLYHDGGLLANGQAMAPRFAAGLAALRDHPLVGDARSAGLLGALELVADKGRKTRFDPALNLPDRITAAAYANGIVFRAFGDGVLGFAPALSFTAGEFDLMFDRVRKTLDDVLADAGVRRALDASHALPA; this is encoded by the coding sequence ATGACCTACTCCGCGCTGATCGAAGCCGATCGCCAACACCTGATTCATCCGGTCGTCAATTACCGTATGCACGAGGCGCGCGGCGTCACCGTGCTCGACTCGGCCGACGGCGTCTTCCTGCGCGATGCGCAAGGCCACACGCTGCTCGACGCGTTTTCCGGCCTGTGGTGCGTGAACGTCGGCTACGGCCGCGACAGCATCGTGAAGGCGGCGGCCGACCAGATGGCGAAGCTGCCGTACGCAACCGGCTATTTCCATTTCGGATCGCAGCCCGCGATCGAGCTTGCCGAGCGGCTCGCCGCACTCGCGCCCGCGTCGCTGAACCGCGTGTACTTCACGCTCGGCGGCTCGGACGCCGTCGATTCCGCGGTGCGCTTCATCACGCACTATTTCAACGCGACCGGCCGCCCGACGAAGAAGCACATGATCGCGCTCGAGCGCGGCTATCACGGCTCGTCGTCGATCGGCGCCGGGCTCACCGCGTTGCCCGCGTTCCATCGCCATTTCGACCTGCCGCGCGCCGACCAGCACCACATTCCGTCGCCGTACCCGTATCGCCACCCGCTCGGCGATGATCCGCAGGCGCTGATCGCCGCGTCCGTCGCCGCGCTCGAAGCGAAGGTCGCGGAACTCGGCGCGGACAACGTCGCCGCGTTCTTCTGCGAACCGGTGCAGGGCTCCGGCGGCGTGATCGTGCCGCCCGCGGGCTGGCTGAAGGCGATGCGCGACGCGTGCCGGCGCCTCGGCATCCTGTTCGTGGCCGACGAGGTGATCACCGGCTTCGGCCGCACGGGCCCGCTGTTCGCGTGCGAGACCGAACGCGTCGAGCCGGACCTGATGACCGTCGCGAAGGGGTTGACGGCCGGCTATGCGCCGATGGGCGCGGTACTGATGTCCGACGAAATCTATGACGGAATCGCGGGCAGTCGCACCGATTCCGCGGTGGTCGGGCACGGCCACACGTATTCCGCGCATCCGGTCAGCGCCGCGATCGGCCTCGAGGTGCTGAGGCTCTATCACGACGGCGGGCTGCTCGCGAACGGCCAGGCGATGGCGCCGCGCTTCGCGGCGGGCCTTGCCGCGCTGCGCGACCATCCGCTGGTCGGCGATGCGCGTTCGGCGGGCCTGCTCGGCGCGCTCGAACTGGTGGCCGACAAGGGGCGCAAGACGCGCTTCGACCCGGCGCTGAACCTGCCTGACCGGATCACGGCGGCCGCGTACGCGAACGGCATCGTGTTCCGCGCGTTCGGCGACGGCGTGCTCGGTTTCGCGCCGGCGCTCAGCTTTACGGCCGGCGAGTTCGACCTGATGTTCGATCGCGTGCGCAAGACGCTCGACGACGTGCTGGCCGACGCGGGCGTGCGGCGCGCGCTCGACGCCTCCCACGCGCTGCCGGCGTGA
- a CDS encoding 2-hydroxyacid dehydrogenase, giving the protein MSFVYKADPVRGAQWAHRFAQQAPDLAFRIWPDIGDPHAVRYLAAWQPPDDPVALLPNLEIVFSVGAGIDQFDLSRVPAHIPVVRMIEPGIVDGMVEYVTQAVLTIHRDLFDYAAQQRAQVWHERPVRAAASRRVGVLGLGTLGQAVLDTLRRFGFPCAGWSRTPRTLDGVECHAGDAALDAFLARTDILICLLPLTDGTRGLLGARVFDALPAGASLVQVGRGPQLDAAALLAALDSGRLDSAILDVTDPEPLPAGHPFWTHPRIRITPHIASATRPDTAVDAVLANLARHRAGQPMIGVVDRARGY; this is encoded by the coding sequence ATGAGCTTCGTCTACAAGGCCGATCCAGTACGCGGCGCGCAATGGGCGCACCGCTTCGCGCAACAGGCGCCCGACCTCGCGTTCCGGATCTGGCCGGACATCGGCGATCCGCACGCGGTGCGCTACCTCGCCGCGTGGCAGCCGCCCGACGATCCGGTCGCGCTGCTGCCGAACCTCGAGATCGTGTTCTCCGTCGGCGCCGGCATCGACCAGTTCGACCTGTCGCGCGTGCCTGCGCACATCCCGGTCGTGCGGATGATCGAGCCCGGCATCGTCGACGGCATGGTCGAGTACGTGACGCAGGCCGTTCTGACGATCCATCGCGACCTGTTCGACTATGCGGCGCAGCAACGCGCGCAGGTATGGCACGAGCGGCCGGTGCGCGCGGCTGCATCCCGCCGCGTCGGCGTGCTCGGGCTCGGCACGCTCGGCCAGGCCGTGCTCGACACGCTGCGGCGCTTCGGCTTCCCGTGCGCCGGCTGGAGCCGTACGCCACGCACGCTCGACGGCGTCGAGTGCCATGCGGGCGATGCGGCGCTGGACGCGTTTCTCGCGCGCACCGACATCCTGATCTGCCTGCTGCCGCTGACGGACGGCACGCGCGGGCTGCTCGGCGCGCGCGTGTTCGATGCGCTGCCGGCCGGCGCGTCGCTCGTGCAGGTCGGTCGCGGCCCGCAGCTCGACGCCGCCGCGCTGCTCGCGGCACTCGACAGCGGCCGGCTCGACAGCGCGATCCTCGACGTGACGGACCCCGAACCTTTGCCGGCCGGACACCCGTTCTGGACGCATCCGCGCATCCGGATCACGCCGCACATCGCCAGCGCGACGCGGCCCGACACCGCCGTCGACGCCGTGCTCGCGAACCTCGCGCGCCATCGCGCGGGCCAGCCGATGATCGGCGTCGTCGATCGCGCACGCGGCTACTAA
- a CDS encoding GNAT family N-acetyltransferase, translating to MSDLNTSRTLTYRPFAETDLPAAHRLSEAVKWPHRLDDWRFALQLGSGFVAEDESGIVGTALGWRFGESHASLGMVIVSPERQGRGIGRELLARVVDSLGPRTVFLHATPAGEPLYVKFGFGAIGTIDQHQGAAFQPPLISLPPGERLRPLGTNDGPRLAALAARAAGYPRDAVIDALLGVANGIALDRDGELLGFALFRRFGRGHAIGPVIAPDALRAQALISHWLALHEGMFVRIDVPGDSGLSDWLQGLGLPRVDTVVAMARGAAPARDPALRTFAIVNQALG from the coding sequence GTGTCCGACCTCAATACTTCCCGCACGCTTACCTATCGCCCGTTCGCCGAAACGGACCTGCCCGCTGCGCACCGGCTGTCGGAGGCGGTCAAGTGGCCGCACCGGCTCGACGACTGGCGCTTCGCGCTCCAGCTCGGCAGCGGCTTCGTCGCCGAAGACGAATCCGGCATCGTCGGCACCGCGCTCGGCTGGCGCTTCGGCGAGTCGCACGCCTCGCTCGGCATGGTGATCGTGTCGCCCGAGCGCCAGGGCCGCGGCATCGGCCGCGAACTGCTCGCGCGCGTCGTCGACAGCCTCGGCCCGCGGACCGTGTTCCTGCATGCGACGCCGGCCGGCGAGCCGCTCTACGTGAAGTTCGGATTCGGTGCGATCGGCACGATCGACCAGCACCAGGGCGCCGCGTTCCAGCCGCCGCTGATTTCGCTGCCGCCCGGCGAGCGGCTGCGGCCGCTCGGCACCAACGACGGCCCGCGACTCGCGGCGCTCGCAGCGCGCGCGGCCGGCTACCCGCGCGATGCGGTGATCGATGCGCTGCTCGGCGTCGCCAACGGGATCGCGCTCGATCGCGACGGCGAACTGCTCGGCTTCGCGCTGTTTCGCCGTTTCGGCCGCGGCCACGCGATCGGCCCGGTGATCGCACCGGACGCGCTGCGCGCGCAGGCGCTGATCAGCCACTGGCTCGCGCTGCACGAAGGCATGTTCGTGCGCATCGACGTGCCCGGTGACAGCGGGCTGTCGGACTGGCTGCAGGGGCTCGGCCTGCCGCGCGTCGATACCGTCGTCGCGATGGCGCGCGGTGCGGCGCCCGCGCGCGACCCGGCGCTGCGCACGTTCGCGATCGTGAACCAGGCGCTCGGCTGA
- a CDS encoding haloacid dehalogenase type II encodes MIQFEPKYITFDCYGTLTRFQMAELAREIYAGRLSPVAMEDFVRAFAAYRLDEVLGAWKPYRDVLVNAIRRTCARIGVTFDEAEAERFYHAVPTWGPHPDVPAGLSRLAKKYKLVILSNASDDQIMSNVDKLGAPFHAVFTAQQAQSYKPRMQGFEYMFDKLGCQPQDVLHVSSSLRYDLMTAEDLGIKHKAFVNRGHEPGTPFYNYYEVSDIGHLATQLGL; translated from the coding sequence ATGATCCAATTTGAACCGAAGTACATCACGTTCGACTGCTATGGCACGCTGACCCGCTTCCAGATGGCGGAGCTTGCGCGCGAGATTTACGCGGGCCGGCTGTCGCCGGTCGCGATGGAGGACTTCGTGCGCGCGTTCGCCGCGTATCGGCTCGACGAGGTGCTCGGCGCCTGGAAGCCGTACCGCGACGTCCTCGTCAACGCAATTCGTCGCACCTGCGCGCGGATCGGCGTGACGTTCGACGAAGCCGAGGCCGAGCGTTTCTATCATGCGGTTCCGACCTGGGGCCCGCATCCGGACGTGCCGGCCGGCCTGTCGCGGCTCGCGAAGAAGTACAAGCTGGTGATCCTGTCGAACGCGTCGGACGACCAGATCATGAGCAACGTCGACAAGCTTGGCGCGCCGTTCCACGCGGTGTTCACCGCGCAGCAGGCGCAGTCGTACAAGCCGCGCATGCAGGGCTTCGAATACATGTTCGACAAGCTCGGCTGCCAGCCGCAGGACGTGCTGCACGTGTCGTCGAGCCTGCGCTACGACCTGATGACGGCCGAGGATCTCGGGATCAAGCACAAGGCGTTCGTCAATCGCGGCCACGAGCCCGGCACGCCGTTCTACAACTACTACGAGGTGTCCGACATCGGCCATCTCGCGACGCAGCTCGGCCTGTAA